In the genome of Populus nigra chromosome 19, ddPopNigr1.1, whole genome shotgun sequence, the window ACGAACCCATTAAAGACAACTGTATTGCACAGGTAAAAGGATAAGAGAATTAACACTCCAATAAcatcctaaaccctaaaactacATTAATACAAGATCCTAAAAAACAGACAATTATACATGATAGAAATCAATCAAATTCACAGTACCTGAGAACTCTGTACTTCAGACTTAAACTTGGACAGATTTGAGTCTTGAATCATTTCACTCTACaaaatttccaaaaataaagcaaacatcaattttgtttttcaaaaacagTACAAACatgaacacttttttttaagCGCAGGAAGGACAAATCAAAGTCGGAAAAAAATGACTACCTTCTGCATTTCTGCCTTAGAAACAAAAGAATAAGCGACATTCTCCAAACTATCATTCAACACTTCAGTAATCGCAGCCGTAATCGCCTCCGCTTGCTTCGACGGCACGCCTTGCGATTCCAATCCTCTCAccttcaagagaaaaaaaaacccagttaTTTTCCAATTAATTGGACAGAAACTTCGAAATAGAAACAGAAATTCAAGTAACCTTACCAGTGCTAAAGTATCAACGAGAAATGCGCGTTTATTGTTGTTAGGTCTAACAAGCTGCGAAATATGCCGGTAATCAAATCTGTTACCAAATGAACTAGAAGATGATGGGTTGATCGCTCGagattttgcaaagaaaatcgCAGAATTAACGCCTGATCTAACCACTCGACTGCAAAGAGCCATAAAAAATtctgttgagaaaaaaaagagggctAAACTAATCCGTACAAAAAGGGATTAAAGTtggtgcattttttttattttttgtattaaaggAGAGTGATTTAGGGAAATGAAAAATTTAGGGAGAGGGAGGCGGGGATTTGATGTAGTTATTGCTTGggtaaaaagaaatgaaaaggggaGGAACTTGTTTTGTGTATTTATGTTCGAGTGTTGGTTGCTGGCTTGCTGAGAACGCTTTCTGTGCTTGCGTGATGTGTTTTTTGTTTCCTCCTTCCCTTTGTTTTTTATCGCTTCCCTTCCCCAGTTGCCCTTACGTTtagttttccttctttctttttcttttttatagaaaacaatatttatattaagaatataaattaattttggaatcttaatttttatttttattttttagctctaaattaactttttttttatattcttgaatcattttaatattctaataataaaaataaattagactcCGAGAAAAGTCAGGGTAAAAACGAAATCGATTCCTGTTTTCTTCCATGAATGTCAACTAGCCCATAAAGACAGCTGTCCAACTTCTAGGAAACTATATAACACACAATCTGCACAAAATTTATAGTGTTACACTGGCACACAAGTGCTTCAAAGTAGAATTATAGGCTAATAACTATCTAGGTATGGTGGTAAATTTAGtattaaaagatttgttttttttatgatttcaagttCGAACCTTGTAGTTACTCATTTGATGGTTACTAGAgatttacatgattgttaatttcaagGCTCGTGGGATTAATTGAGATACGCACAACCTGACTCAAACATTTACATCAAGCTAAAAATTATATAGCTAACTGTGTATTTAGCAtaccaaataaaagaaaataggtgaaataacacaataataaagtaaaataattcaataaaataaaatgatatcgCGGTTTTGAATTGCGATATCAATTTAATCCATACTTTTCTCTAGCAGGAGAGGTGAATTAGTTAACAAGGGAACGAGGGAGATGGTAATCACAGTTAGAAGAGATGTGCGAGTCACTTTAACGTTTGCTAAAGCAAGGATGACCATGGTCTAGAGATCATCCAAGGAAATCACCTCTTGTATCTGTACCAAAAACTTCTTCGCCTGAGGATTCTGATTTTTACTGGCTCCTTTGAAGGTTTTGGGGAGGGGAGAGATTACTGTGACAACACGCCATGAAAGTGTAGCTTCAGTCATGCAAACCACATCAACCAATCTAGCCGTTTCAACTGTTGGAGAAAATCGGTAGAGAAATTGTCAGTAAGTGCTGTGGCCTACCTTTAGCTACAAGAACACTCGGTGCTCTATTGTGTTCTAACACAAATGATCAAGAATGGGAGGAGATACGGAGCAGAATGTGGGATTTGCAGACTACCAAAGTTCTTCCAGCTTTATGAATTCAAAAGGGAAGAAGCAACCCTTATATGGATGAAAAGAAAGCTTTAGACATTAATAAAGAAGACAAGCCCGACAAACTTTTTCAAATGTTGTTATTCagctagatttttttattactgtgttaatttttttttgaaagtcaATATTGAATCACCCTAAAGAATTGATTCCCGTGCCATATGATTCAACACATTGATGATATTATAAGTAAACTATCGCGTGATTTAGCAGTGCAAATCCGAGGGATAAATTGATACAATCATTTATTTAGATAAAGAAATAAGAACTTGGGAAACAGGTAATAATCTCAGGGCATGTCACCCGTAAGTAATAGCCCATGGGCATAAATTATAATCGATTTGATGCAAAAAAGGGAATAAAAAGTGTCAATCAACCAACAACC includes:
- the LOC133679480 gene encoding protein FMP32, mitochondrial, producing the protein MALCSRVVRSGVNSAIFFAKSRAINPSSSSSFGNRFDYRHISQLVRPNNNKRAFLVDTLALVRGLESQGVPSKQAEAITAAITEVLNDSLENVAYSFVSKAEMQKSEMIQDSNLSKFKSEVQSSQEHHFSLLQRETEKLRGDIDKMRSELRYEIDKVTAGQRLDLNLERGRIRDELANQNAETTNLTNKLDREIHALRAHLEAAKYDVIKYCIGTLVSICAVGIATVRILL